A region of Hoplias malabaricus isolate fHopMal1 chromosome 12, fHopMal1.hap1, whole genome shotgun sequence DNA encodes the following proteins:
- the ska3 gene encoding spindle and kinetochore-associated protein 3 — protein MDSSARFFAKLRRLSLRLETESAALELRAGQKPSEEDDYMECAALRALHELHSEVRGLKKQIQGQVTSQEGGSVELRSFIKACMVLKQRTTEDVERIRRHYEKYGYIPRNALQNISEVSGQAEAEARLVLEEQTGRRPAQEVVGDGEEEIEELSQEPETPEKMPLPAVDEMRTPQLADFGLSALHLQLVLGNAEPSHQSAPLPAVALSPPPYLISMDPSQPKTPRCSLVMDENAPTPRLEDFGITEHTMCLNNDFTMDLFRKKPPRDRQHCSATEDTSQTSPRNLSTPPACEPQEKFTDESMESPELPAFCTLDLKINKPLVPPSALPSNPHSPPCLSNTAMTPELPKFETPFISKLISARKETKQDGFARSPNSVSSTSVCPPVTDSSSDIPASFYENKEATPEMPKLQSIFGRSLPCMWGGNRSGITEPPPPVLQNNDDQTEDWCLATPRVRMDFQEEPRTPEMPDMSSITQDILKLVSQGNCKTPSTTSIQQNLKASMQTSAPGKENRAKVLAHVSQKEFNGLASYMKQIPLTSLNHAIDKINLTVEDRYRDGDPNCEVFHMEDLRKILEVGPQAPMYILSLVELKMLENLQGFGRNATFKVMTKT, from the exons ACTACATGGAGTGTGCAGCACTCCGAGCACTTCATGAACTACACTCCGAGGTCAGAGGACTTAAG AAGCAAATTCAAGGCCAGGTGACTTCTCAAGAGGGTGGGAGTGTTGAGCTGAGGAGCTTTATTAAAGCTTGCATGGTACTAAAACAGAGGACTACAGAAGATGTAGAAAGAATTAGGAGACACTATGAAAAATATGGGTACATACCACGAAATGCCTTACAGAATATTTCAG AGGTGAGTGGTCAGGCTGAAGCAGAAGCCAGGCTGGTTTTAGAGGAACAGACGGGGAGACGGCCAGCTCAGGAGGTCGTAGGAGATGGAGAGGAGGAGATTGAAGAATTATCTCAGGAACCTGAAACACCTGAGAAGATGCCTCTTCCAGCTGTTGACGAAATGCGTACTCCGCAGCTTGCTGATTTTGGCCTATCTGCACTCCACCTGCAGTTGGTTCTTGGCAATGCAGAACCTTCTCATCAATCAGCCCCTCTCCCAGCTGTGGCTCTGTCCCCACCACCATATCTCATCTCCATGGATCCCTCCCAGCCAAAGACCCCCAGGTGCTCTCTTGTTATGGACGAGAATGCTCCTACTCCTAGACTGGAAGACTTTGGCATCACAGAGCACACAATGTGCTTAAATAATGATTTCACCATGGACTTGTTCCGAAAGAAACCACCAAGGGACAGGCAGCATTGCAG TGCAACAGAAGACACTTCTCAGACATCACCTCGGAACCTTTCTACTCCACCAGCTTGTGAACCTCAAGAGAAGTTTACTGATG AGAGTATGGAATCCCCCGAATTGCCTGCCTTTTGTACTCTAGATCTTAAGATCAATAAACCTTTGGTTCCACCCTCTGCTCTGCCAAGCAATCCTCACTCTCCTCCTTGCCTCAGTAATACAGCAATGACACCTGAGCTTCCAAAGTTTGAGACACCTTTCATCAGCAAGCTCATAAGTGCAAGAAAG GAGACGAAGCAAGATGGTTTTGCCAGGTCACCTAATAGTGTGTCCAGTACTTCAGTATGCCCACCAGTTACAGACTCATCATCTGATATACCAGCCAGCTTTTATGAGAATAAAGAAGCCACTCCTGAAATGCCAAAACTACAGTCTATTTTTGGTCGCTCTTTACCATGT ATGTGGGGAGGTAATCGTTCTGGAATTACTGAGCCTCCACCCCCTGTGCTGCAAAACAACGATGACCAGACAGAGGACTGGTGTCTAGCCACTCCCCGTGTCCGGATGGACTTCCAAGAAGAGCCACGAACACCAGAGATGCCAGACATGAGTTCCATCACACAGGATATCCTTAAA CTTGTTTCTCAAGGTAATTGTAAAACACCCTCTACTACATCAATACAGCAGAACTTGAAAGCTAGTATGCAGACTTCGGCACCAGGGAAGGAGAATAG aGCAAAGGTTCTCGCTCACGTGTCACAGAAAGAGTTTAATGGACTGGCTTCTTACATGAAACAGATCCCACTTACCAGTCTGAACCATGCAATCGATAAAATCAACCTCACTGTGGAAGATCGATACAGAG ATGGTGACCCTAACTGTGAAGTGTTTCATATGGAGGATCTGAGGAAAATATTGGAAGTTGGGCCTCAGGCTCCAATGTATATCCTGTCTCTTgttgagttaaaaatgttggaGAACCTGCAGGGTTTTGGGAGAAATGCAACTTTCAAagtcatgacaaaaacatga